From Triticum aestivum cultivar Chinese Spring chromosome 7B, IWGSC CS RefSeq v2.1, whole genome shotgun sequence:
TTAAGTCTGGTGTGCCTAATATACTCACATGAAAGGAGCAATATTGACCTCCTCGATGAACATTAACATAATAGCTTGTTTGCTTTCCACAACCGTTCCAAGGAAAGAAGCAATTATGTTGAAGTAGTTCTAAGGATCGACACgataatatgtactccctccgtaaactaatataagagcgtttagaatactaaagtagtgatctaaacgctcttatattagtttacagagggagtatttgataTCGCTAGTTGTGCTACTGATTTGGAAGATCTGGTGTGAGCGCACTCGTCACATTTTTCACAATTTTAGATTTATCAGCTATGACGCTCGCGAGCCTTGCAATTTGACGAAGCAAACTATTTTAGAAATATTTAGTCTTGGTTGATCACACTTGAAGTATTGCAGATTGCTATCTTAAAGATACTATTATGTTTACGTGATATGTGGTTTGATTCTTTTTACTTGAAATTCTGCAAAGTGGTTTTGAATGTTACAAAATCTATTTAGTTGACATGCCATTGCCCATTGGTGGAATGTTGCATTGTATAATGCTCTCATCCATGGAGAGATTACATATGCACGACATGGGTGGCATATCAGGGTATGGCAAACAGGTTAAGCCCAGGGCTGAAGGATGAAGTCAATAGTTGTCACAAGTTTCCACATGTGTGTGCACGGATTCTATTTGATGCATGTTATATGTCCCCTCAATATAGGATAGAGCAAGCAATGTGAAAGGTGAGTAGGGAGAACAAGAATTCTTTCTACAAGGCAAAAATGGAGAAGAACATGTTTGGCTTAGTAGGCAAAAATGCCTATATCGATCGGAAACcatttgtttggttgtgtttgagATGTACCTATCGACAATGTAACATCACTTCAATCAATGTCTTCGTATATTTTTTGTTTTCTGTAGCAAGGTATATATCCTTATTATATCTCGGTATATTTTCTTTTTATTGTCCATGGCAATACGGGTTTCTGACTATGAAATAAATTCACTTAATCTTGTGTGATCCCGTAGcgtagcacgggcatcttactagtaggACCAACAAACTGATTGAATTGTAGGCTTAGTGTCTCCAAAGGACAACTTCTAAGGCTGGATGGTATGGGACCAGTAAGCATATTTTGGGCCAGGATGAGTGTATTTAATGCTGTGAGATTTCCAAGTTTTGGTGGAATTGGTCCAGATAAACTGTTGTTTGCCAAGTATAGTTCACCCAGGATCCCAAGGTTGCCAATCGACTCGGGAATTTTCCCATGTAGGAAATTACCTTCCATCTGCAAGTGTTGCAAGTTGACAAGGTTTCCAATTCCTTCAGGTATATTTCCCCGTAGCATGTTGTCCGACACGCTGAAATATCTTAAGTTTGTGGAAAGATTTGCTATTGAATTTGGTAGCACCCCTTCTAGTTTGTTATTGCTTAGAGTCAGGTACTGCAGCATACTACAGTTTGTCAGGCTAGAAATGAAGTCCCAATCTGCATCATTCCTTGCCTCTAGTTGACCATCTGAGAGAATCAGTATTGATAAGCTCTTCATGGTAGATCCAAGACATTTTGGTATTACTCCAGAAAGAAAGTTTTCATCCAATTGAATTGCTTCAAGCATTGAAGCATTGCATAAAGACTTTGGGATGGACCCATGAAATTGATTAAAGCTTAAGTCAAATAGCTGGAGTTCTGGACACTTATTACCCAAGTCATCTGAAATGGATCCCCTGAGTCTGTTGTTTTGAACGTCAAATTTTTGGATGAATGAAAGATTGTAGACCGAAGGTGGCATAGTACCCTCGAGTTGATTCTCTTTCAGATTAAAGTTAATGAGGGAACTAAGTTTTCCAAGAGAGTGAGGGATTGAGCCTGTAAGGCTATTAGATGCGAGAGAAAGGATGTTGAGGAGGTTCAGATTTCCTAAGGATTCAGGGATGCTACCAGTTAGGTCATTTGTTTGGACATCTAGAGCTAGGAGAGATGAGAGATTTCCTAAGGATTCAGGGACGCTACCAGTTAGGCCATTTGTTTGGACATCTAGAGCTAGGAGAGATGAGAGATTTCCTAAGGATTCAGGGATGCTACCAGTTAGGCCAGTTGTTTGGACATCTAGAACTAGTAGAGATGAGAGATTTCCTAGGGTAGTGGGAATCGGCCCGGATAGCTGGTTGTTTGACAGATACAAAATCTGTAATTTCTGAAGGCCTCCAAGAGAGGCAGGAATAGAACCAGACAGGCCATTGAAATAAAGATCTAAATAGGTTAAGTTTTTAAGATTTCTAATTTGCGTTGGGATTTCTCCTACTAGCATGTTTGAGTTCAGAACAAGATGGGTCAGACCTTCCAGGTTTCCAATCTCCACAGGGATACTTCCTGTAAGGTTGTTGTATCCAAGAGCCAGTACCTCAAGATTATGCAGGGATGTCAATTCCCGACTCGAAGCTGCACACAAGTGGCCAATGTCGGCGGGATCTCCCCGCCGATGGAGTTGTTGCTGAGGTTCAGATACTCGAGTTGTACTAGATGTCCAATCTCTGATGGTATGGTACCGTAAAAGCGATTCTCTTTAAGGCCAAAATGCCTGAGGTAAGTCAGATTACCTACGGAAGAGGCAATGATGCCAAGAAGGTTGAGGCCGTGAAGATCCAGTGCTACGacacggccgcggcggcggccacgCGTGCCACAGGCCACTCCGCACCATTGGCACATAGGGATCGACTGGTTTCCCCATGAATTCAGTGCTTGGAATGGATCTCCTTTAATCAGAGATCTGAATGACATGAGCGCGCTTGGTGGTCAGTGGCGCTTGTTGTGGCTGTTTCAGCACTGGACAAGGTGGCTACACGAACGGCGTTAGCCAAACATGGGAGACAAAGGGAGGCAAACACCAAAACGTTCATGACTATCATGATCGACATGTTTAGGCGACGCAAATAAAAGCTTGGTGTGCAGACTAGAAGCTTGGTGTGCTTATACATTGATTCTTTCTCTCTGCGGGGAATTTAGATGGTGATTCGTGGCACGTTGAGTATAGCCGTCGGTCTCATGCTCGTCATTTTCAATCGTATATGACCGCAGACTGCACAGTGATCCAAGTCTACGCAGAGTCTGGCTGGCCATATGTCCTGTTCAAAACTCCCTAATGGGCACTACGTCTGCATCCACTAGAGCGATGCTCTATGGGCATGCCGATGAAAAGATGGCCTGACGCTGGACTCCATATCCGCTGATGCTCTATGGACTCTATATCACTTTGACAGGAGGTTCGTTATCAACTAGTGCGTTGAAAGCAGAAATTGCACCGATGGTGCCACTGACGGGAGGTTCATTATCCACTAGTGTGTTGAAGGCAGAAATTGCACCGATGATGCCAGTTTAGTCAGCGGAAGTGGGAAGAATAAAATGCACAATTACAACAGAAAGTTGTTGCAAAGGTGAAAGTTGAGTTTCACATATCAACTTATAAATCTCACAATAAGTGTGGCCTTAACCAAGGGGAATCCTATTCCCCGCGTACCGCAGGCGATAGAGAGCAAACGTGCAACCCTAGGACGCGAGCGCCCTGTGCTATATGGGCCGACCCATTCCGGTTTATGAATTATCATTTTGAAATTCGTGAACATTTGTTGAAATTTGGAATATTTTGAACACTTGTGAGTTTTTTAATtccgaacatttttaaaatttgtgaacattttttttcaacattttttaaattcaaaacttttgtgaaatcctgaacattttctttaaagcagaaaaattaaaaattaaaaataaaaaataaataaaggagGGGTTGCCGTAATGGGAGCAACTAGTCCGTGAGCACCTCGTACGGGGTGGGGGTGTCGCAGTGGACACCGCAGGAGCACCCCAATGTGACATCTGATACGCCAATTATTGCCATGTGTCACGTGCTTGACGCATCCGTGGGTACATTCTTTTATGCGTTTTTTTGGTGTTTTTCGGATTTGGGTTGTTTCCCAGGGTACATAAatcatttttttattctttttattttctcTCGTGAAGCGCATTTTTTTGTTTCACATTGTGCTTCTTCGTGCTTCCCAAAAAGTTGAAATACTATTATGCTTCACCATGAAGGACATGTGTGCTTTTTAACTTTTTTTGGAAAAACATAGTTGTGCTTCACCATGAAGCACAATAGTTGTGCTTCATGGTGAAGCTCACCCGAAAAGTGAAAAAACTAAAAATATTCCTTTTTTTTGTTCCGATCTGTTTTTTTTCGCTTTTACTTGAGAAATTTTTTGTTGACCAACATATTAACATGGAATATAGTTTTGTAGATCTCGACACGAGAAACGCAACAATGAAAACAATTCATGATTTGAGCGATTGGTTTAAGAGATAAATTGTTTTCAAAAAACATATCTATGCAAAAACACAAAACTCTCATGTTGTGATAAGTGACACACTTATCACTATCAGTAAAGTGGTGGGAACGTCTCCTTTCATCAAATGTACACCGAACGCAGAAGGTTTTatataaatccagaaaatgcgAGCACTATCAGTATCAGTATCAAACCAGTTTGATGTGTTGTGGGGAGCCTGTAATCCAGAGTGCAGAGTGGAGTTAGTTGCCGAACAAGTTGTCTGCTCCTCATTTGACCTGGGGAGCTAGCAAACTAGGAGCTGGGAGTGGAGCTAAGGATCTGACGGAGTGGAGTGAATACGAACAGGCCCTAAGTCTACAACTTAAACCTGGGCCGGTATGTCCTTTTCGCTCTTCGTATTATCGTTTTCTTAGATGCTCTTCGTATTATGGTTGATGTCAGAAGTGAACTAAAACCAGAGGTATACTTTTCTCACCGGTTGGGTTTGGGGGCCTCTGTGCGATTGCTCCGCTTGCACGCACTCCGTCGCGCAGGCCGGCTTAGCCGCAGCTCTCCGCATGCGCCGCCCCTCGTCGCGATTCTGCTCGCAGCACAACATGGCTCTGCCGCCTTGCCGTTCTTGTCGTGTAGGAGCTCCTGGATGATTCCCAGCGCAGCCAAAGACCGCTACTAGAAGGACAACCGGCAGGTTGGTGCCATTTAATTTTGTGTGAATTTCCTCTTTGTTGTCATTTTGGTGGGAACTAAGGCAGATTCTGGTGCTGCTTGCGTTTATCTCTGGCCCATGGAGAATTTGAGGCACTAATCTTCGTTTTGTTCGCATCTCACACTCTGCCCGTAAGGTGTTTGTTGAAATTGCATTCTTGCGTGATGCAGCAAGTTAGGCACAACAGCGTTTAATCAAGCAGCCAAAACGAAGTAGGGATTAGTTATCGCCATGGCATTGCTGTACTTAACCAACAACGTTTAGGACTTAGTTATCCTCATGGCActcttgtacttgttgtccagctTAGAGTCACAGTTACCACCATCGTATCAACATAGTTACCAAGTTGTCTAGATTAGACTATCATCATGACATGAAATTAGTGATACCATCATGGCATCGACGTAGTTACCTATCTTCtttctctgtaaagaaatataagagcgtttagaacttTTAGATCATTAGAGGAAGTATATCTTTTACGATTATGACCATAAGTCCATAACATCAATATAGTTACCCCGTGGTGGCAGGTGGTGGTAGCCCGAGCCGGCTcccaggatggcggcggcggggcacctCGTCGAGCTTAGGCTCCCTTGCCAGCCCACCCGTTCGCCGGCGGCGCCCTACGCCAGCACGTCTCTGATGGCTGCCTGCTACGCTGCCCCTGCCCGCCCACCCTGCTACCGGGCGTTGCAAGCTCCTGCCACCGGCGATGTGCGTCCATCTCTCCCCCCTCCCCGCGTCAGATCTGGGATCCTGGCGAGGCATGTCCTGTCGTCGACTTCTTCTTTATTGCTGGCGCTAGACCTGGGGTTGGGGGTGGTGTGCTCCTCCGCTGGTCTCGGGCCGCCCTTGCGGCGCCACCACAACACTCTTCTCCTCCGAGTTGTGGCCTTGACTTCAAAATGATGGATTTTTTGGCATGCTTCAGCGGCGCCTGCAGGCGTTCTGCAAGTGCTCGTGCCCTTGTGATGGACCCCTTGCTGGTGTAGCTCGGGACCCGGTGACCCTTGACTTGCGTTTTCCGGTGTCCTTAGGTTGCCGGTGTCTCTTCCGATGCGACACTGGCCCCGGCGTTCTGGAGGTTGCGTCTCCTCAGGCCTCGCGACACCATCACCCGGGCATGAGCTCACCTCGCTCTCTGCTACCGAGTCCCTGCTACCGCTTGTGCTCTACCGCTTGTAGTTACATAATTTGCCTCAAGATAGGAACGTAGAAAAAAACATGTGGTTTTCTCAATAAAGAGAATACTTTAACACCAGGAAGATCCCCGTTACACTATAAGTTCCAACTAGAATTTTGGTGAACCTATGGCTAAGATACATTGCATTGTGCGGCTTCCATTGTTCACAAACCATTTCTATATAATGTTGAAATTCCATTCGAAAGATATACATATTAGTTGTCTAGTGAATTGCAGGAACAAAGCTTGCATCACCTCCTATTTTGGTATTATGACGAATACTGATCACAATGAAGCGAGGCCATCAAGCATTTAAATCGACCCACCTTCACTCAATAGGTGTGTGCGATACTTGTCTCTGATCGCCAGTAGCTCTCTCGTAGCATCCCCAATCTGCATGCGATCAATTGGCAGTTCCTTCGAGCATAATATCCCAATGTGCAGCACTGAAGTGATGAATGCAGCTCTCATGGTTGTCCCTTCCTCCAGTGAAGATAATAAACACAGATTGGCCAGGTTGCTGGCTTGGTCTCTCAGTGCTATCTCGACGTAACTATGTAGGTTTAGGTCTTGCAGAAAGTCACCATCAGTTGGCCTTTTACCAGTGAACAACTCTAACAGCAGTATTCCATAGCTATATGTATCACCATAGACCGAGACTTCATTTCCTTGACCATACTCTGGAAAAGAAATGTATGTGAAATTAGTTTCAAATGAGAAATTGGTATATCAAAGATGAACATTGGTGATCAATGGCAAACCTGGGGCAGCATATCCAATTGTTCCCCTTCTTGTAGCCCAACCACTTGATATCTCTGGGAGGCTAGTATCATCCTGGTGCAAGAACCTTGCGAGTCCAAAGTCACCCACATGGGCAACCATGTCATTATCGAGGAGAATATTGCTTGGCTTAAGATCACAGTGAACTATTGGCACTGGCTTATTGTGGTGAAGGTATTCGAGTGCTGAAGCTACATCAATGGCAATGTCTATCCTTTGGGTAAGACTGAGCACGCCATGGCTCCCATCTTCCAGGAGACGGCTGTGTTGCCATTGATCAAGATCTCCATTCGGCATGAACTCAAATACGAGAGCTTTGAAGTCTAGACCCCTGGAATCAATACTTGAGCAGACGGTCAATATCTTCACAAGGTTTCGATGTCTGATGCATCTTAAAGTCTCACATTCTGCAACAAAGCTTTGAGATGCCCCTCGCTGCTGGAGGTTGAGCACCTTCACAGCGACAATCACTTCCTGATCTCCATCCATCATTGTTCCTTTGTACACGGACCCAAAGCTTCCTGTGCCTAAGAGGTTCTCAGAAGCAAAACCACTTGTTGCTCTCACTAATTCAGCATAGGTAACCCTCATATGCTGTCCACTATGGAGTGATGGAACCCGTCTTGTCTTTGTAAACTCGCTTCTCAATTTCCGTCGTGCAAATAGTGCAAATAGTACTAAGATGATGCAAAGAAATGCGCTACCTACTGAGATGAACACGACAATCTTGTGAGACCACTTCTTGGATGTATGATTTGAGCATGGATGCAAGTTAAATTGGGGGATACCTCCACATAAGCCATAGTTCCCTTCGATCAGAGCTGCACTTGCATTCAGAAATAATCCACGTTTCGGAACTTCACCCTCAAAATTGTTGAATGATATGTTCAGGGTAGCGAGCCCCTGCATGTCCCCAAGGAAGACTGGGATGTCCCCGGACAAGTTGTTTCTTGAAACATCAAGAACTAGAAGTCCTTTCATCTGTGACATTGATGCTGGAATTGTGCCCTGAAGTAGGTTTCCTTCCATAATGAGATACTGCAAACTTCCACACTGAGCTAGAGAGGCAGGAACTAAGCCAGTTATCCTGTTGTCAGACACATCCAGAGATCCAAGATTCACTAGATTACTAACTTCTGGAGGAATTGTCCCAGTTAACTTATTGCCTTGGAGCTGCATGGAATCAGATAGTGTCGATATGAGGAAAATCTCTTTTGGTATTGAACCAACAAGCTGATTGAATGCTAGGCTCAATGTGTCCAGAGGGCAGCTTCCAAGGCTGGATGGTATGGGACCGGCAAGCACATTTTGGCTGAGGTCGAGTGTAATTAATGCTGTGAGATTTCCAAGCATTGGTGGAATTGGTCCAGATAAACTGTTGTTTGACAAGTATAGTTCACCCAGGATCCCAAGGTTGCCAATTGATTCAGGAATTTTCCCATGTAGGAAATTACCTTCCAAGTGCAAGTGTTGCAAGTTGACAAGGTTTCCAATTCCTTCAGGTATATTTCCCCTTAGCATGTTGAGTGATACGCTGAAAGATCTTAAATTTGTGGAAAGATTTGCTATTGAATTTGGTAGCACCCCTTCTAGTTTGTTATTGCTTAGATCTAGGTCCTGCAGCATACTACAGTTTGTCAGGCTAGAAATGAAGTCCCAGTCGGCATCATTCCTTGCCTCTAGTTGACCTACTGCGAGAAGCAGTATCGATAAGCTCTTCATGGTAGCTCCAAGACATTTTGGTATTACTCCGGATAGAAAGTTGTCACCCAATTGAATTCCTTCAAGCATTGAAGCATTGCATAAAGACTCTGGGATGGATCCATGAAAGTGATTACTGTTTATACCAAGTAGCTGTAGTTCTGGAAACTTATTACCCAAATCATCTGAAATGGATCCACTGAGGTTGTTGTATTGCACATTAAAAATTTGGAGGGATGAAAGATTATAGACAGAGGGTGGTATAGAACCCTCAAGTTGATTCCCGTTCAGATAAAACTCAACGAGAGAACTGAGTTTTCCAAGAGTGGGAGGGATTGAGCCTGTAAGTCTATTAACTGCGAGAGAAAGGTCGTTGAGGAGATTCAGATTTCCTAACGATTCA
This genomic window contains:
- the LOC123163007 gene encoding receptor kinase-like protein Xa21; protein product: MSIMIVMQFFVFALLCLPCWANAVHPPILSTAETATTSATDHQALMSLRSLIKGDPSQALDSWGNQSIPMCQWRGVACGTRGRRRGRVVALDLRRLNLVGTIASSIGNLTYLRHFGLQKNRFYGTMPSEVGHLVQLEYLNLSNNSIGGEIPPTLATCVQLRVIDLRYNVHKGSVPRELASLHNLEVLALGYNNLTGSIPVEIGNLKALKYLHLRANMLVGEVPTEIGKLRNLTHLYLNVNGLSGSIPASLGGLQKLQLLYLSSNQLSESIPPSLGNLSSLLVLVVQKNGLTGSIPESLGNLNLLNDLSLAVNRLTGSIPPTLGKLSSLVEFYLNGNQLEGSIPPSVYNLSSLQIFNVQYNNLSGSISDDLGNKFPELQLLGINSNHFHGSIPESLCNASMLEGIQLGDNFLSGVIPKCLGATMKSLSILLLAVGQLEARNDADWDFISSLTNCSMLQDLDLSNNKLEGVLPNSIANLSTNLRSFSVSLNMLRGNIPEGIGNLVNLQHLHLEGNFLHGKIPESIGNLGILGELYLSNNSLSGPIPPMLGNLTALITLDLSQNVLAGPIPSSLGSCPLDTLSLAFNQLVGSIPKEIFLISTLSDSMQLQGNKLTGTIPPEVSNLVNLGSLDVSDNRITGLVPASLAQCGSLQYLIMEGNLLQGTIPASMSQMKGLLVLDVSRNNLSGDIPVFLGDMQGLATLNISFNNFEGEVPKRGLFLNASAALIEGNYGLCGGIPQFNLHPCSNHTSKKWSHKIVVFISVGSAFLCIILVLFALFARRKLRSEFTKTRRVPSLHSGQHMRVTYAELVRATSGFASENLLGTGSFGSVYKGTMMDGDQEVIVAVKVLNLQQRGASQSFVAECETLRCIRHRNLVKILTVCSSIDSRGLDFKALVFEFMPNGDLDQWQHSRLLEDGSHGVLSLTQRIDIAIDVASALEYLHHNKPVPIVHCDLKPSNILLDNDMVAHVGDFGLARFLHQDDTSLPEISSGWATRRGTIGYAAPEYGQGNEVSVYGDTYSYGILLLELFTGKRPTDGDFLQDLNLHSYVEIALRDQASNLANLCLLSSLEEGTTMRAAFITSVLHIGILCSKELPIDRMQIGDATRELLAIRDKYRTHLLSEGGSI